In a genomic window of Shouchella clausii:
- a CDS encoding ABC transporter substrate-binding protein has protein sequence MHHSLKSLASSLLLLVLLGACAGNVDNDANDNTEKSSEPAVSSAFPRTLEDANGDFTLEKEPQKVAIAHWGFVDSFLLFDTPSAAVVLPFSAEQSVLKTDVYKPYVETFDELEVVGENQQVNLEALLAYEPDLIIAGNQVNENIDQLQQIAPVFVVDEEEVNVWGDWPALVSLLGDILGQEDAAESFIRSFEEKVAEGREKLVNTEGEVAFLQAREATAWLQGTNYLPLYYDQLGLPVADAPIMKEGAEISLEGISELNPDHLFIGYFQGDSDSSSSIISEWEETNVWNSLQAVEKGQVYEMNGELALGYGPIGQSYALEQVVKALE, from the coding sequence ATGCACCATTCACTTAAATCACTTGCTTCAAGCCTTTTGCTGCTAGTGCTTCTAGGAGCTTGTGCAGGTAATGTTGATAACGATGCCAATGACAATACAGAAAAAAGCAGTGAGCCCGCTGTCTCAAGCGCGTTTCCGCGGACATTGGAAGATGCAAACGGAGACTTTACTCTTGAAAAAGAGCCGCAAAAAGTAGCAATTGCCCATTGGGGATTTGTCGATTCTTTTTTGCTTTTTGACACGCCTTCAGCTGCTGTGGTGCTGCCTTTTTCAGCAGAACAATCTGTTCTAAAAACGGACGTGTACAAGCCTTATGTAGAAACGTTCGATGAGCTGGAGGTGGTAGGCGAAAACCAGCAAGTGAATTTGGAAGCGTTGCTTGCCTATGAACCAGATTTAATTATTGCAGGGAACCAAGTAAATGAGAATATCGACCAATTGCAACAAATTGCGCCTGTTTTTGTCGTAGATGAGGAAGAAGTCAACGTGTGGGGAGACTGGCCCGCACTCGTGTCTTTGCTTGGCGACATTCTTGGCCAAGAAGATGCCGCTGAATCATTTATTCGTTCTTTTGAAGAAAAAGTCGCGGAAGGTCGCGAAAAATTAGTAAATACAGAAGGCGAAGTGGCTTTTTTGCAAGCACGAGAAGCAACAGCTTGGCTGCAAGGTACGAACTATTTGCCATTGTACTATGACCAGTTGGGGCTGCCTGTTGCAGATGCACCAATTATGAAAGAAGGGGCAGAAATCTCTCTTGAAGGGATAAGCGAATTAAACCCCGACCACCTTTTCATTGGCTATTTTCAAGGAGACAGCGACTCCTCTTCTTCAATCATTAGTGAATGGGAAGAGACGAATGTATGGAACAGCCTGCAAGCAGTAGAAAAAGGCCAAGTGTATGAAATGAATGGCGAACTTGCCCTTGGCTATGGGCCAATTGGGCAATCGTACGCGCTCGAACAAGTGGTAAAAGCATTGGAGTAA